One genomic region from Paraburkholderia azotifigens encodes:
- a CDS encoding efflux RND transporter permease subunit → MWIVRLALRRPYTFVVLALLLLIIGPLTILRTPTDIFPNIDIPVLSVIWSYNGLPADEMEKRIVLNYERGLSVAVNDIEHVESTSMNGIAVVKIFFQPHANISEALAQVTALSQSQLRSLPPGITPPNILRYNASTVPILRLSLSSPSLTEQELYDYGNNFLKTQLATVPGASAPLPYGGKQRQIMVDIDSRKLQERNLSPMDVVNSITAQNLIVPTGTAKIGSTEYSVQMNSSPDSLAGLNNIPIKSGPNGTIYIRDVAHVRDGYQPQTNIVRVDGQRASLLTINKSGNTSTLEIVDRIKTMMPALRNLVPESLNIDPVADQSLFVRASVQGVLREALIAACLTGLMILLFLGNWRATLIIAVSIPLSMITSIIALSALGETINIMTLGGLALAVGILVDDATVAIENISHQLEQGKNLEQAILDGAHQIAIPTLVSTLSICIVFVPMFLLTGVAHYLFIPLAEAVVFAMLASYFFSRTLVPTLAKYLLRYHHRPADFHHPQQTRNPFMRMHLAFERGFANVRARYREFLVARVTRPGPFVTIFLGCCLLSLLLMPFLGRDFFPAVDAGTIALHLRAKTGMRVEETAVVTDRVDARIRELIPRGELHSIIDNIGLPVSGINLSYSNTGTIGTSDADILITLNPDHHPTADYVRKLRRTLTDEFPGVQFAFLPADIVSQTLNFGMPSPIDVQIVGRDVQGNRAFAALLLDKLRAIPGFADARIQQPSDLPRIFVDVDRTRAQQAGFTQRDVASNLLITLSGSQQTTPTFWLNPRNGVSYNVITEAPQYSIDSLQSLANIPLNANGHTNILGALSTMHRTAGNAVLTHYNAQTTIDIYGTADGRDLGAVSDDIQKVIADTKAQLPKGSSIELRGQVQTMNDSFSGLLAGLVFAIVLVYLLIVVNFQSWLDPFIIITGLPGALAGIVWMLFLTHTTLSIPALTGAIMCIGIATANSILVISFAREQLLEHGDATRAAIEAGFTRFRPVLMTALAMVIGMVPMAIGLGEGGEQNAPLGRAVIGGLAIGTIATLAFVPVVFSMIYRRLSERRARAAAHVVHKPQ, encoded by the coding sequence ATGTGGATCGTTCGTCTCGCGCTGCGGCGCCCTTATACGTTTGTCGTTCTCGCGCTGCTGCTGCTGATCATCGGCCCGCTGACGATACTGCGCACGCCTACGGACATTTTCCCGAACATCGACATTCCCGTGCTGTCGGTGATCTGGTCGTACAACGGCCTGCCCGCCGACGAGATGGAAAAGCGCATCGTGCTCAACTACGAGCGCGGATTGTCCGTGGCGGTGAACGATATCGAGCACGTCGAATCGACTTCGATGAACGGCATCGCCGTCGTCAAGATTTTCTTCCAGCCGCACGCCAACATCAGCGAAGCGCTCGCACAGGTTACGGCGCTGTCGCAATCGCAATTGCGTTCGCTGCCGCCCGGCATCACGCCGCCGAACATATTGCGCTACAACGCATCCACCGTGCCTATCCTGCGGCTGTCGCTCTCTTCACCGTCGCTCACCGAGCAGGAACTGTACGACTACGGTAACAACTTCCTGAAGACGCAGCTCGCGACCGTGCCGGGTGCATCGGCGCCGCTACCGTACGGCGGCAAGCAGCGGCAGATCATGGTCGATATCGATTCGCGCAAGCTGCAGGAGCGCAATCTGTCGCCGATGGACGTGGTGAATTCGATCACCGCACAAAACCTGATCGTGCCCACAGGCACCGCGAAAATCGGCTCGACGGAATACTCGGTACAGATGAATTCGAGCCCCGATTCGCTCGCAGGCCTGAACAACATCCCGATCAAGTCCGGCCCGAACGGCACGATCTACATTCGCGACGTCGCGCATGTACGCGACGGTTATCAGCCGCAGACCAACATCGTGCGCGTCGACGGACAGCGCGCGTCGCTGCTGACGATCAACAAGAGCGGCAATACGTCGACGCTCGAAATCGTCGATCGCATCAAGACCATGATGCCGGCGCTGCGCAATCTCGTGCCTGAGTCGCTGAACATCGATCCCGTCGCCGACCAGTCGCTGTTCGTGCGCGCATCGGTGCAAGGCGTGCTGCGTGAAGCGCTGATCGCCGCGTGCCTGACGGGTCTGATGATTCTGCTGTTCCTCGGCAACTGGCGCGCTACGTTGATCATCGCCGTGTCGATTCCGCTGTCGATGATCACGTCGATCATCGCGCTGTCCGCGCTCGGCGAGACGATCAACATCATGACGCTAGGCGGGCTTGCGCTTGCCGTCGGTATTCTCGTCGACGACGCGACCGTCGCGATCGAAAACATCAGTCATCAGCTGGAACAGGGGAAGAACCTCGAACAGGCGATTCTCGACGGCGCGCATCAGATCGCGATTCCAACGCTCGTGTCGACGCTTTCCATCTGCATCGTGTTCGTGCCGATGTTCCTGCTGACGGGCGTCGCGCACTATCTGTTCATCCCGCTCGCCGAAGCCGTCGTGTTCGCGATGCTCGCGTCGTATTTCTTCTCGCGGACGCTGGTGCCGACGCTCGCGAAGTATCTGCTGCGCTATCACCATCGTCCCGCCGACTTCCATCATCCGCAGCAAACGCGCAATCCGTTCATGCGGATGCACCTCGCGTTCGAGCGCGGCTTCGCGAACGTGCGCGCGCGTTATCGCGAGTTTCTCGTGGCGCGCGTCACACGGCCCGGCCCGTTCGTGACGATATTTCTGGGCTGCTGTCTGCTGTCGCTGCTGCTGATGCCGTTCCTCGGCCGCGACTTCTTCCCTGCCGTCGACGCCGGCACGATCGCGCTGCACTTGCGCGCGAAAACGGGCATGCGCGTCGAGGAAACGGCCGTCGTCACGGACCGCGTCGATGCGCGCATCCGCGAGCTGATTCCGCGCGGCGAGCTGCATTCGATCATCGACAACATCGGTCTGCCCGTGTCGGGCATCAACCTGTCGTACAGCAACACGGGCACGATCGGCACGTCGGACGCGGACATTCTGATCACGCTGAACCCGGACCACCATCCGACAGCCGACTACGTTCGCAAGCTGCGCCGCACGCTCACCGACGAATTCCCCGGCGTGCAGTTCGCCTTCCTGCCCGCGGATATCGTCAGCCAGACGCTGAACTTCGGCATGCCGTCGCCCATCGACGTGCAGATCGTCGGACGCGACGTGCAGGGCAATCGCGCGTTCGCCGCGCTGTTGCTCGACAAGCTGCGCGCCATTCCAGGTTTTGCCGACGCGCGCATCCAGCAGCCTTCGGATCTGCCGCGCATCTTCGTCGATGTCGACCGCACGCGCGCGCAGCAGGCCGGTTTCACACAGCGCGACGTCGCGAGCAATCTGCTCATCACGCTCTCCGGCAGCCAGCAGACGACGCCGACGTTCTGGCTGAATCCGCGCAATGGCGTCAGTTACAACGTGATCACGGAAGCGCCGCAATATTCGATCGATTCGCTGCAATCGCTCGCGAACATTCCGCTGAACGCGAACGGCCACACGAACATTCTCGGCGCGCTGTCGACGATGCATCGCACGGCGGGCAACGCGGTGCTCACGCACTACAACGCGCAGACCACGATCGACATCTACGGCACGGCAGACGGCCGCGATCTCGGTGCGGTGTCCGACGACATCCAGAAGGTCATCGCCGACACGAAGGCGCAATTGCCGAAGGGTTCGTCGATCGAACTGCGCGGCCAGGTGCAGACGATGAACGATTCGTTCTCGGGCCTGCTCGCCGGTCTCGTGTTCGCGATCGTGCTGGTGTATCTGCTGATCGTCGTGAACTTCCAGTCGTGGCTCGATCCGTTCATCATCATCACGGGGTTGCCGGGCGCGCTGGCGGGCATCGTGTGGATGCTGTTCCTCACGCACACGACGCTGTCGATTCCGGCACTGACGGGTGCGATCATGTGTATCGGCATCGCGACGGCGAATTCGATTCTCGTCATCAGTTTCGCGCGCGAGCAGCTGCTCGAACATGGCGACGCGACGCGCGCCGCGATCGAAGCAGGCTTCACGCGTTTTCGCCCGGTGCTGATGACGGCGCTCGCGATGGTGATCGGCATGGTGCCGATGGCGATCGGCCTCGGTGAAGGCGGCGAACAGAATGCGCCGCTCGGGCGCGCAGTGATCGGCGGACTTGCGATCGGCACGATTGCGACGCTCGCGTTTGTGCCCGTGGTGTTTTCGATGATCTATCGACGGCTGTCGGAGCGGCGCGCACGCGCCGCCGCGCATGTCGTCCATAAGCCGCAATGA
- a CDS encoding efflux RND transporter periplasmic adaptor subunit, translating to MEVNRPDESAPHGEGPRGSSKRARWIAAGAAIVVLALAAQGIWSRHDAHAALERDAQHAAQLSVEVVKPQKSAAALDLVLPGNVQAFLDTPIYARTNGYLKKWYVDIGAHVKAGQLLADIDTPEVDDQLKAASADLENAQANYALARSTADRWTEMLRSNSVSKQETDEKVGDMLAKKGTLDAARFNVARLGKMQSFQKVYAPFDGIVTARNVDVGALIDAGSSGGPAKELFHVAQADRLRVYVNVPQAYAQEVKAQQTAYLTLTETPSKHYPGTVARTAGAVDAQQRTMLVEVDVDNRNGDLLPGAYAQVHFALKSQVAAPFTLPGNAFLFRPDGVKVATVDAQQRVKLVKVALGTDYGTRVAVASGLTGDEQVILNPQDSIVDGAAVRVVHPKAGKAAAASGASGGLPSAQNEQTSKASE from the coding sequence ATGGAAGTGAATCGTCCTGATGAGTCCGCGCCGCACGGGGAAGGCCCGCGCGGCTCATCGAAGCGCGCGCGCTGGATCGCGGCCGGCGCGGCTATCGTCGTGCTTGCGCTCGCCGCGCAAGGCATCTGGTCGCGTCACGATGCACACGCCGCGCTCGAACGCGATGCGCAGCATGCCGCTCAACTGAGCGTCGAAGTCGTCAAGCCGCAGAAGTCGGCGGCGGCGCTCGACCTCGTGCTGCCCGGCAACGTACAGGCGTTTCTCGATACGCCGATCTACGCGCGCACCAACGGCTATCTGAAGAAGTGGTACGTGGACATCGGTGCGCACGTGAAGGCGGGACAACTGCTCGCCGATATCGACACGCCCGAAGTCGACGATCAGCTGAAGGCCGCGAGCGCGGATCTCGAGAATGCGCAGGCGAATTACGCGCTCGCCAGAAGCACCGCCGACCGCTGGACGGAGATGCTGCGCAGCAACTCCGTCTCGAAGCAGGAAACCGACGAGAAGGTCGGCGACATGCTCGCGAAGAAAGGCACGCTCGACGCGGCGCGCTTCAATGTCGCGCGGCTCGGGAAGATGCAATCGTTCCAGAAGGTCTATGCGCCGTTCGACGGCATCGTGACGGCGCGCAATGTCGATGTCGGCGCGCTGATCGATGCGGGCAGTTCCGGTGGCCCGGCGAAAGAGCTGTTCCACGTCGCGCAGGCCGACCGGCTGCGCGTCTACGTGAACGTGCCGCAGGCTTACGCGCAGGAAGTGAAGGCGCAGCAGACCGCGTATCTGACGCTTACGGAAACGCCGTCGAAGCACTATCCCGGCACCGTCGCGCGCACGGCAGGCGCCGTCGATGCGCAGCAGCGCACGATGCTCGTCGAAGTCGACGTCGACAACCGCAACGGTGATCTGCTGCCCGGCGCGTATGCGCAGGTTCATTTCGCGTTGAAGTCGCAGGTCGCGGCGCCGTTCACGCTGCCCGGCAACGCGTTCCTGTTCCGCCCCGACGGCGTGAAGGTCGCCACCGTCGATGCGCAGCAGCGCGTGAAGCTCGTCAAGGTCGCGCTTGGTACCGACTATGGGACGCGCGTCGCCGTCGCGTCGGGACTGACGGGCGACGAACAGGTGATTCTGAATCCGCAGGATTCGATCGTCGACGGCGCGGCGGTGCGCGTCGTGCATCCGAAGGCGGGCAAGGCAGCGGCTGCTTCGGGTGCCTCGGGCGGTCTGCCTTCCGCGCAAAACGAACAGACTTCGAAGGCATCAGAGTGA
- a CDS encoding efflux transporter outer membrane subunit: MRLRSVALALAGTSLLAACTLGPDYRRPTAPTAATYKEVEGTGWKTAEPADAHIRSAWWEVYNDAALNALEQQVASENQNVQAAQARFRAARSQVAQFRSQFFPVVTMNGGYSRARSSENVKFKSTAGKTLDDWIVGADATWEPDLWGRVSRSVEGARANAQASAADAQSALLSMQAELATDYFELRGIDRERQLLDDTIAAYKEAVELTQNRYKGGIATDADVAQAQTQLRTTQAQSIDLGVQRAQLEHAIAILTGQPPSTFSLPVAPLVAVPVIAPVGVPSTLLERRPDIASAERRVVDLNAQIGVATAAYFPNLILSMTGGLEATNFSQWLLAPSRFWSLGPSLAGTLLDFGGRAAQKAEAQANYDEGVAQYRQTVLTAFGQVEDNIAALRVLEQEAQTQDDAVEAAQRSLAIMTNRYRNGAITYLDVVVAQTTALSNEREAVSIARRRMAASVALIKALGGGWDATSLPTDEQLTDPDAAGQPASTVSATRS, translated from the coding sequence ATGCGTCTGCGTTCAGTTGCTCTCGCCCTTGCAGGCACGAGCCTGCTTGCCGCGTGCACGCTCGGTCCCGACTACAGGCGCCCGACGGCACCCACGGCGGCTACGTACAAGGAAGTCGAAGGCACAGGCTGGAAAACGGCCGAACCCGCCGACGCGCATATCCGCAGCGCCTGGTGGGAGGTCTACAACGATGCCGCGCTGAACGCGCTCGAACAGCAGGTCGCGAGCGAGAACCAGAACGTGCAGGCCGCGCAGGCGCGCTTTCGCGCGGCGCGCTCGCAGGTCGCGCAGTTCCGCTCGCAGTTCTTCCCTGTCGTCACGATGAACGGCGGCTACTCGCGCGCGCGCTCGTCGGAAAACGTGAAGTTCAAGTCGACGGCGGGCAAGACGCTCGACGACTGGATCGTCGGCGCCGACGCGACGTGGGAACCCGATCTGTGGGGCCGCGTGTCGCGCAGCGTCGAAGGCGCGCGGGCGAACGCACAAGCCAGCGCCGCGGATGCGCAAAGCGCGTTGCTGTCGATGCAGGCCGAACTCGCGACGGATTACTTCGAATTGCGCGGCATCGACCGCGAGCGGCAATTGCTCGACGACACCATCGCCGCCTACAAGGAAGCCGTCGAACTCACGCAGAACCGCTACAAGGGCGGCATCGCGACCGACGCCGATGTCGCGCAGGCGCAGACGCAATTGCGCACAACCCAGGCGCAGTCGATCGATCTCGGCGTGCAGCGCGCACAGCTCGAACACGCGATCGCGATCCTGACAGGCCAACCGCCTTCGACGTTCTCGCTGCCCGTCGCGCCGCTCGTCGCCGTGCCCGTGATCGCACCCGTCGGCGTGCCGTCGACGCTGCTCGAACGACGGCCCGATATTGCTTCCGCCGAACGGCGTGTCGTCGATCTGAACGCGCAGATCGGCGTCGCGACTGCGGCCTATTTTCCGAATCTGATCCTGTCAATGACGGGCGGACTGGAGGCGACCAACTTCAGCCAATGGCTGCTCGCGCCGAGCCGTTTCTGGTCGCTCGGGCCGTCGCTTGCGGGCACCTTGCTCGACTTCGGCGGACGCGCCGCGCAAAAGGCCGAGGCGCAGGCAAACTACGATGAAGGCGTCGCGCAGTATCGTCAGACGGTGCTGACGGCGTTCGGCCAGGTGGAAGACAACATCGCGGCCTTGCGCGTGCTCGAACAGGAAGCGCAGACGCAGGACGACGCCGTCGAAGCCGCGCAGCGCTCGCTCGCGATCATGACGAACCGCTACAGGAACGGCGCGATCACCTATCTCGATGTCGTCGTCGCGCAAACGACGGCGCTCAGCAACGAGCGCGAAGCCGTCTCGATCGCGCGCCGCCGGATGGCTGCGAGCGTCGCGCTGATCAAGGCGCTGGGCGGCGGCTGGGACGCGACTTCCCTGCCCACCGACGAGCAGCTCACTGATCCCGACGCAGCCGGCCAGCCCGCGAGCACTGTGTCCGCCACGCGTAGCTGA
- a CDS encoding MFS transporter: MTASSDPSRPADSSSFASSSSSSSGAPYLERGTRAYWRASLALLFAGYATFSLLYCVQPLLPAFSASFDVSPAQSSLSLSLTTAALALAVFVAGFVSEGWSRHRLMTASLTASSLLTLAVAFTPQWHALLLLRALEGLALGGVPAVAMAYLAEEVHPDGLGLAMGLYVGGTAIGGMAGRVITGVVADLFSWRVAIGTIGVLGILSMLAFRSLLPPSRHFVPRRGLGFAHHRAALATHFRRPGLPLLFLMGFVLMGSFVTLYNYISYRLLAPPFGLSQTAIGGIFVVYLTGVVASPWSGRMADTFGRARVLTGSIVIMLCGLLLTTTQSLTLIACGIACVTFGFFAGHAVASGWVGRIAKEAKGQAAALYLLAYYLGSSIVGSYGGRVWAAYAWTGVAALVGGLLLIGILASTRLRARERSGAA; this comes from the coding sequence GTGACCGCATCGTCGGACCCGAGTCGGCCCGCTGATTCTTCGTCTTTCGCCTCATCCTCTTCTTCCTCTTCCGGCGCGCCGTATCTCGAGCGCGGCACGCGTGCCTACTGGCGCGCCAGTCTCGCGCTACTGTTCGCCGGTTACGCGACGTTCTCGCTGCTCTACTGCGTGCAGCCGCTATTACCCGCGTTCTCCGCTTCGTTCGATGTGAGCCCTGCGCAAAGCAGCCTGTCGCTATCGCTGACGACGGCGGCGCTCGCGCTCGCCGTGTTCGTCGCGGGCTTCGTGTCGGAAGGATGGAGCCGTCATCGTTTGATGACGGCTTCGCTCACCGCTTCGTCGCTGCTCACGCTCGCGGTCGCGTTCACGCCGCAATGGCACGCGCTGCTGTTGTTGCGCGCGCTCGAAGGACTCGCGCTCGGCGGCGTGCCTGCCGTCGCGATGGCGTATCTCGCGGAGGAAGTGCACCCGGACGGTCTCGGTCTTGCGATGGGCCTGTATGTGGGCGGCACGGCCATCGGCGGCATGGCGGGGCGGGTCATTACGGGTGTGGTCGCGGATCTGTTTTCGTGGCGCGTCGCGATAGGCACGATCGGCGTGCTCGGCATTCTGTCGATGCTCGCGTTCCGCTCACTGCTGCCGCCGTCGCGGCATTTCGTGCCGCGGCGCGGACTCGGTTTTGCGCATCACCGCGCGGCGCTGGCGACGCATTTCCGCCGCCCCGGTTTGCCTCTGTTGTTCCTGATGGGCTTCGTGCTGATGGGCAGCTTCGTCACGCTGTACAACTACATCAGCTACCGGCTGCTCGCGCCGCCGTTCGGTCTGAGTCAGACGGCCATCGGCGGGATCTTCGTGGTGTATCTGACGGGCGTGGTCGCGTCGCCATGGTCGGGCCGCATGGCCGACACGTTCGGACGCGCGCGCGTGCTGACGGGCAGCATCGTCATCATGCTGTGCGGCTTGCTGCTGACGACCACGCAGTCGCTTACGCTGATCGCATGCGGGATCGCCTGCGTAACGTTCGGCTTCTTCGCGGGGCACGCGGTTGCGAGCGGCTGGGTCGGACGGATCGCCAAGGAAGCCAAAGGCCAGGCGGCCGCGCTGTATCTGCTCGCGTATTACCTGGGGTCGAGCATCGTCGGCTCGTACGGCGGGCGCGTGTGGGCGGCTTACGCATGGACGGGCGTCGCGGCGCTCGTCGGCGGATTGCTGCTGATCGGCATACTCGCGTCGACGCGGCTGCGCGCCCGTGAACGCAGCGGCGCCGCATAG
- the mgrA gene encoding L-glyceraldehyde 3-phosphate reductase: MAYEAASARYSDMQYRVCGKSGLKLPALSLGLWHNFGDTTPISTQREILRTSFDLGITHFDLANNYGPPYGSAETNFGRIFKDDFRPYRDELLISSKAGWDMWPGPYGQGGGSRKYVLASLDQSLQRMGLDYVDIFYSHRFDVDTPLEETAGALASAVQQGKALYIGISSYSAQKTREMAKLLAEYKVPLLIHQPAYNMLNRWIESELLGALEETGSGAIAFTPLAQGLLTGKYLNGVPQDARVNKAGGGSLKQEHLSEQNIERVRKLNDIAQRRGQSLAQMALAWTLRDSRVTSALIGASKAEQVRENVAALKNLSFTAEELAEIDRYATEGSVNLWEKPSTDQHI; encoded by the coding sequence ATGGCTTACGAAGCAGCTTCAGCACGCTATTCGGACATGCAGTACCGCGTTTGCGGCAAGTCAGGTCTCAAACTGCCCGCGCTGTCGCTCGGCCTGTGGCACAACTTCGGCGACACCACGCCGATCTCGACGCAACGCGAGATCCTGCGCACCTCGTTCGATCTCGGCATCACACACTTCGACCTCGCGAACAACTACGGGCCGCCGTACGGCAGCGCGGAAACGAACTTCGGCCGCATCTTCAAGGACGACTTCAGGCCGTATCGCGACGAGCTGCTGATTTCGTCGAAGGCTGGTTGGGACATGTGGCCCGGCCCGTATGGCCAGGGCGGCGGTTCGCGCAAATACGTCCTCGCGAGTCTCGACCAGAGCCTGCAGCGCATGGGTCTCGACTACGTCGACATCTTCTATTCGCACCGCTTCGACGTCGACACGCCGCTCGAAGAAACGGCAGGCGCGCTCGCGAGCGCCGTGCAGCAGGGCAAGGCGCTGTATATCGGCATCTCGTCGTACTCCGCGCAGAAGACGCGCGAAATGGCGAAGCTGCTTGCCGAATACAAGGTGCCGCTGCTGATCCATCAGCCCGCGTACAACATGCTGAACCGCTGGATCGAAAGCGAGCTGCTCGGCGCACTGGAAGAAACGGGTTCGGGCGCGATCGCGTTCACACCGCTCGCGCAAGGTCTGCTGACGGGCAAGTACCTGAACGGCGTGCCGCAGGATGCGCGCGTCAACAAGGCGGGCGGCGGTTCGCTGAAGCAGGAGCATTTGAGCGAGCAGAACATCGAACGCGTGCGCAAGCTCAACGACATCGCGCAACGCCGCGGCCAGAGCCTCGCGCAAATGGCGCTCGCATGGACGCTGCGCGATTCGCGCGTGACGTCGGCGCTGATCGGTGCGAGCAAGGCCGAGCAGGTTCGCGAGAACGTCGCGGCGCTGAAGAACCTGTCGTTCACGGCGGAAGAACTGGCGGAAATCGATCGCTATGCGACGGAAGGCAGCGTGAATCTGTGGGAGAAGCCGTCGACGGATCAGCACATCTGA
- a CDS encoding DUF3185 family protein → MTKAISLALIAGGVVLLYFGGQSFHSFSNDVSRVFTGSPTNKTIFLIAGGIVATLAGLIGLASSKR, encoded by the coding sequence ATGACCAAAGCGATCTCGCTCGCATTGATCGCCGGCGGCGTGGTGCTGCTGTACTTCGGCGGCCAGTCGTTCCATTCGTTCAGCAACGATGTGTCGCGGGTCTTCACCGGTTCGCCGACCAACAAGACCATCTTTCTGATTGCGGGCGGCATCGTCGCGACGCTCGCCGGCCTGATCGGGCTCGCGTCGAGCAAGCGCTGA
- a CDS encoding phytanoyl-CoA dioxygenase family protein — protein MSVHSKKEQIQVLREQGFVVVPGLITPERCDEMKQIARQQLQAAAEPVEFEADLRYPGAPESKEAPGGHTVRRLLDAYARHPRFAEWATAPEIRGWMELYFGEEPRLSRAHHNCMMTKHPAYGSLTGWHRDVRYWSFERDDLVSVWLALGDETVDNGALWFVPGSHAAAFTSDRFDEAKFFRSDVPENAALIQKAVSPVLKAGDVVFFHCNTLHSAGKNLSDQVKFSLVYTYHGASNVPLPGSRSASKPEVAF, from the coding sequence ATGTCAGTCCATTCGAAGAAAGAGCAGATTCAGGTGCTGCGCGAGCAGGGTTTTGTCGTCGTGCCGGGTCTCATCACGCCCGAGCGTTGCGACGAGATGAAACAGATCGCGCGCCAGCAGTTGCAGGCGGCGGCCGAGCCGGTCGAATTCGAAGCCGATCTGCGCTATCCGGGTGCGCCGGAGTCGAAAGAAGCGCCAGGCGGGCATACGGTGCGGCGTCTGCTCGACGCGTATGCGCGTCATCCGCGTTTCGCCGAATGGGCGACGGCGCCGGAAATCCGCGGCTGGATGGAGCTGTATTTCGGCGAAGAGCCGCGCCTGTCGCGCGCGCATCACAACTGCATGATGACCAAGCATCCCGCGTACGGCAGCCTGACGGGCTGGCATCGCGACGTGCGTTACTGGTCGTTCGAGCGGGACGATCTGGTGTCGGTGTGGCTCGCGCTCGGCGATGAAACCGTCGACAACGGGGCGCTCTGGTTCGTACCGGGCTCGCATGCCGCGGCGTTCACGTCGGACCGCTTCGACGAAGCGAAGTTTTTCCGTTCCGACGTGCCTGAAAATGCCGCGCTGATCCAGAAAGCGGTGTCGCCCGTGCTGAAGGCGGGCGACGTGGTCTTCTTCCACTGCAACACGCTGCATTCGGCGGGGAAGAATCTGTCGGATCAGGTGAAGTTCTCGCTGGTCTACACCTATCACGGCGCGAGCAATGTGCCGCTGCCGGGTTCGCGCTCGGCGTCGAAGCCCGAAGTGGCGTTCTGA